The Magnetospirillum sp. WYHS-4 genome contains the following window.
CCGCCACCGCCGGAATGCCGTCGCCGCCGATCAGCAGCGGCGCGTGGAACCAAGCCAGGCGATCCACCAGCCCGGCCCGTAGCGCCCCGGCGGCCAAGTGGGCGCCGCCTTCGATCAACACCCGCGTCAGGCCCCGCCAGCCCATTTCCCGGGCAGCCTGGACCAGGTCGGGCCGACCGGCGGCGTCGGGCGGCACCTCGATGACCGTGACGCCGGCCTGGCGATAGACCTCCAGCCGCGCTTCCTGGTTGCCCGGCAGGGTGAGCAGCCAAGTAGGCACGTCCCTGGCCGTCGCCACCAGATGGCTGGTCAGCGGCAGGCGCAGGTGAGAATCGGCGACGATGCGCACCGGATGGCGCCCTTCCAGTCCCGGCAGACGGCAGGTAAGCCGCGAGTCGTCGGCCAGAACCGTGCCGATCCCCACCATGACCGCGTCGTGCCCCGCCCGCAACAGATGTGCCTGGGCCCGGGCCTCGGGCCCGGTGATCCACTGGCTGTCGCCAGCATGGGTGGCGATGCGGCCGTCGCGGCTAGTCGCCAACTTGAGGGTGAACAGCGGACGCCCCTCGCGCACTCGCAGGAAGAAACCGGCGTTCAGTTCCGCCGCCTCCTGCCCCAGGAGACCGACGGAAACCTCGACCCCCGCCGCCCGCAACCGCGCCAAGCCCCTTCCCGCAACCCGCGGATCGGGGTCCTCGACCGCCGCGACCACGCGCCTGATCCCCGCGGCGATCAGGGCTTCCGAGCAGGGCGGCGTCTGGCCGTGGTGGTCGCAAGGCTCCAGGGTGACATAGGCGGTGGCGCCGTGGGCCAAATCGCCGGCCCGGCGCAAGGCCTCGGCCTCTGCGTGAGGCCGGCCGCCGGGCTGGGTCCAGCCGCGTCCGACCACCCGGTTGTCAAGGTCGGGCCGAACCAACAAGCACCCTACCGCCGGGTTGGGCCAGACGGCCCCCAGTCCACGTCGGGCGAGTGTCAGGGCCGCCCGCAGGAACCCCAGGTCGTCAGTCGTCGTGCTTGTCACCCAGCTTGCCCACGAAGGTGCTGAAGTCCTTGGCCTCATGGAAGTTGCGGTAGACCGACGCGAAACGCACGTAGGCCACCGTATCCAATTCGGCGAGACTGTCCATCACCATCTCGCCGATCACCTTGCTGGGGATCTCGCTTTCCCCCAGGGTTTCCAGGCGACGCTGGATGGAGTTGACGATGCGCTCGATGCGATCCTCCTCGACCGGACGCTTGCGGAGCGCGATCTCGAGGGATTTCTTGAGCTTCTCGCGGTCGAATGGACTCTTGTCGCCATTCTTCTTCACCACCATCAACTCGCGCAACTGCACCCTCTCGAAGGTGGTGAAGCGGGAACCGCATTGCGGGCAATAGCGGCGGCGGCGGATGGCGGCATTGTCCTCGGTGGGACGCGAGTCCTTCACCTGGGTGTCGTCATGGCCGCAGAACGGACAGCGCATCGATCCTCCTCCCCTGATCCATTGGGGTCCAGCTTACTAGAAACCCCCATAGATAGGGAAGCGCCGACAGAGTTCCGCGACTTGCCGGCGAGCCGCCTTTTCGGCCTTGGCGTTGTCGTCGCCGTTTTGGCGCAGCCCGTCCAGCACGTCGCCGATCAGGTTGCCGACCATGCGGAATTCCTTGACCGTGAAGCCGCGCGAGGTCGCCGCCGGAGTCCCCAGGCGGATGCCCGAGGTGATGGCAGGCTTTTCCGGATCGAAGGGAATGCCGTTCTTGTTGCAGGTCATGCCGGCCCGTTCCAGGCTGGCTTCGGCCGCCTTGCCGGTCAGCTTCATCGGCCGCAGGTCGACCAGCATCAGGTGGGTGTCGGTGCCGCCGGACACGATGGCCAGGCCGCGCTTGACCAGGACGTCGGCCAAGGCACGGGCATTATCGACCACCGCCTGCGCATAGACCTTGAACTCGGGCTTCAGAGCCTCGCCGAAGGCCACGGCCTTGGCGGCGATGACATGCATCAAGGGACCGCCCTGCAGGCCGGGGAAGACGGCCGAATTGATCTTCTTGCCCAGATCCTCGTCGTTGCTGAGAATCATGCCGCCGCGCGGGCCGCGCAGGGTCTTGTGGGTGGTGGTGGTCACGATATGGGCATGGGGCAGCGGGCTGGGGTGCACCCCGGCCGCCACCAGCCCCGCGAAGTGGGCCATGTCCACCATCAGGTAGGCGCCCACGCTGTCGGCGATGGCCCGGAAGCGCGCAAAGTCGATGACGCGCGGATAGGCCGATCCGCCGGCGATGACGATCTTGGGCTTGTGCTCCTTGGCCAGCCGCTCGACTTCATCGAAATCGATGCGATGGTCGTCGGGACGCACGCCGTACTGTACCGCCTTGAACCACTTGCCGGACAAGGCAGGTGCCGCGCCGTGGGTAAGGTGCCCCCCCGCCGCCAACGACATCCCCATCAACGTATCCCCGGGCTGCAGCAGCGCAAGGAGAACGGCCCCGTTAGCCTGGGCACCGGAATGGGGTTGCACGTTGGCGAAGGCACAGTCGAACAGTGCCTTGGCGCGATCGATTGCGAAAGCCTCCGCCACGTCCACGTGCTCGCATCCGCCGTAATAGCGGCGCGAGGGATAGCCCTCGGCATACTTGTTGGTCAGCACCGACCCTTGAGCCTCGAGAACCGCCCTGGAAACGATGTTCTCGGAAGCAATCAGTTCGATCTGATCCTGCTGGCGCGTCAACTCGTGCCGGATGGCCTTGAAGACCCCCGGATCGCGCTGGGCCAGGGTTTCGCCGAAAAAGCGATCCTGCACCTTCGTGGCGTGGCGGCCGGATGCTGAGCCTTTGCCAGCTTCCTTTTCAGCAGGGGCCGCCTTCTTGGCGGTGCCTGCCTTCTTGGCAGTGCCTGCCTTCTTGGCGGCCGGCTTCTTGGCCACGGCAGCCTTCTTGGGAGCGGCAGCCTTCTTGGCGGCCGGCTTCTTGACGGCTGTAGCCTTCTTCGGAGCGGCGGCTTTCTTGGCGGCCGGCTTCTTGACGGCTGCAGCCTTCTTCGGAGCGGCGGCTTTCTTGGCGGCCGGCTTCTTGGCGACAGCGGCCTTCTTCGGGGCTGCGGCCTTCTTGGCCGCAGGAGCCTTGGCGGCCGCCTTCTTGGCCGCGGGCTTCGCGGCAGTCTTGGTGATGGTCTTGGCTGGCATGGCGCGTTCTCCTCTCTGCCGTTGACCTAACGTGGTGGGTTGGACAGCTTCTCGATGCGCCGGGCATGCCGGCCCCCCTCGAAGCCCGTTTCCAGGAAGATGCGAAGACAATCCTTCGCCACATCGGGACCGGTCGTCCGGCCTCCGAAGCAGATCACGTTCGCGTCGTTGTGCAGACGGCACATGCGCGCCCCGTAAGCATCGTGGATCAACGCGGCGCGTATCTCGGGAAACCGATTGGCGGCGACGCTGATGCCGATACCGCTGCCACAGACCAGTACCCCGCGCCGAACCTTGCCGTCGCGGACCGCCTGGGCCAAAGCATATGCGAAATCCGGATAATCCACGGACTCGGCCCCTTGGGTTCCGAGATCCAATACCTGATACCCCAGGTCGTTCAGTTCCTTTGCCAGCGTGGACTTGAGGTCGATGCCCCCATGGTCCCCAGCGATGGCGATCGTTTCACCCGTCATGCGCCCCCCAAAGCTCCATCTTCGGTTATGGATTCGTGACAACACTCCCTGCACCCGTCTACCATATATCGCGCTTGACTGCCAAGAATCCCCAACCTGTCGCAACGAAACTGCAGATCCCCACTCTCGTGGCTTCAGGCTAACCCACTGAATAACCGTAATTTCGAATGGGCACCTGCGATGCGCCCCTTACGATCGGGTCCATGCCGTATCGCCGGCGAAACGCAGCGAATCGGGAAAATCTCCGCCAGGAATTTCGTTGTTCGGCATGGAGCGGAATACTTATCAAACAGGATGATCAAGTATTCATTACAGTGACAACCCACCTGTTTTCAATTGACATACCTATCCCCCCCATGACAGATTGTAACGTATGGATATCCTCCGAGATTTCCTTGCGTAAGATGTTGGTGTGTTGAGGGTAAAAAAATGAGCAATGACAATTCCGATGCCATTTCCCGAGACGATCTGCTGCGAATGGCGGCAGATATCGTTTCGGCCTATGTAAGCCAGAATCAAGTCGGCGCCAGCCAGATTCCCGACCTGATCCGCACGGTTTACGACGCGTTGAACGGCTTGGGCGGCAAAGTCATGGAAGCCGCTTCCGAGCCTCTGAAGCCGGCCGTTCCCATCCGCCGTTCCGTGGCCGACGATCACATCGTCTGCCTGGAAGACGGCAAGAAGCTGAAGATGCTGAAGCGCCACCTGCGCACCACCTACGGCATGACTCCCGAAGAATACCGTGCCAAGTGGGGCCTTCCGGCGGACTACCCGATGGTCGCTCCCAACTACGCCCGCCAGCGTTCCGACTTCGCCAAGAAGATCGGCCTGGGACGGCAACCGGGCAGTGGCCGCGGCCGCAAGAAGAAGTAGGGCTTTTTCGTCGCCTGGCGAAAAAAGGAA
Protein-coding sequences here:
- the rpiB gene encoding ribose 5-phosphate isomerase B, encoding MTGETIAIAGDHGGIDLKSTLAKELNDLGYQVLDLGTQGAESVDYPDFAYALAQAVRDGKVRRGVLVCGSGIGISVAANRFPEIRAALIHDAYGARMCRLHNDANVICFGGRTTGPDVAKDCLRIFLETGFEGGRHARRIEKLSNPPR
- a CDS encoding serine hydroxymethyltransferase; its protein translation is MQDRFFGETLAQRDPGVFKAIRHELTRQQDQIELIASENIVSRAVLEAQGSVLTNKYAEGYPSRRYYGGCEHVDVAEAFAIDRAKALFDCAFANVQPHSGAQANGAVLLALLQPGDTLMGMSLAAGGHLTHGAAPALSGKWFKAVQYGVRPDDHRIDFDEVERLAKEHKPKIVIAGGSAYPRVIDFARFRAIADSVGAYLMVDMAHFAGLVAAGVHPSPLPHAHIVTTTTHKTLRGPRGGMILSNDEDLGKKINSAVFPGLQGGPLMHVIAAKAVAFGEALKPEFKVYAQAVVDNARALADVLVKRGLAIVSGGTDTHLMLVDLRPMKLTGKAAEASLERAGMTCNKNGIPFDPEKPAITSGIRLGTPAATSRGFTVKEFRMVGNLIGDVLDGLRQNGDDNAKAEKAARRQVAELCRRFPIYGGF
- a CDS encoding MucR family transcriptional regulator; protein product: MSNDNSDAISRDDLLRMAADIVSAYVSQNQVGASQIPDLIRTVYDALNGLGGKVMEAASEPLKPAVPIRRSVADDHIVCLEDGKKLKMLKRHLRTTYGMTPEEYRAKWGLPADYPMVAPNYARQRSDFAKKIGLGRQPGSGRGRKKK
- the nrdR gene encoding transcriptional regulator NrdR, producing the protein MRCPFCGHDDTQVKDSRPTEDNAAIRRRRYCPQCGSRFTTFERVQLRELMVVKKNGDKSPFDREKLKKSLEIALRKRPVEEDRIERIVNSIQRRLETLGESEIPSKVIGEMVMDSLAELDTVAYVRFASVYRNFHEAKDFSTFVGKLGDKHDD
- the ribD gene encoding bifunctional diaminohydroxyphosphoribosylaminopyrimidine deaminase/5-amino-6-(5-phosphoribosylamino)uracil reductase RibD — encoded protein: MTSTTTDDLGFLRAALTLARRGLGAVWPNPAVGCLLVRPDLDNRVVGRGWTQPGGRPHAEAEALRRAGDLAHGATAYVTLEPCDHHGQTPPCSEALIAAGIRRVVAAVEDPDPRVAGRGLARLRAAGVEVSVGLLGQEAAELNAGFFLRVREGRPLFTLKLATSRDGRIATHAGDSQWITGPEARAQAHLLRAGHDAVMVGIGTVLADDSRLTCRLPGLEGRHPVRIVADSHLRLPLTSHLVATARDVPTWLLTLPGNQEARLEVYRQAGVTVIEVPPDAAGRPDLVQAAREMGWRGLTRVLIEGGAHLAAGALRAGLVDRLAWFHAPLLIGGDGIPAVAAFGVDRLSQAPAFIRSGLRVLGADVLETGARR